Within bacterium, the genomic segment CCTGTCGCACAACTGGACGAACTGAATCAGATTCAACCGAAACGGGTCGAAGCCGACGGCGAACCGTTTGTATTATTTCGCGATGGCGAAACAGTATATTGTTTACGCGATGTTTGCAGCCATGCCGAGGTTCCGCTCTCCGGCGGCGTATACGACCGTCGCAGCAAGCAGGTGACTTGTCCGCAGCATGGCGCCCGGTTTGATATAATTTCCGGAAAAGCGTTGTCGATGCCGGCAGTAACTCCGGTGCAAGCAGTACCTGTGCAAATTGTAAACGGGGTAATCGAAATACAAGTGGATGATTTTTAAAATGTTTACCTCCACCGAACGCCAACGCATCCGAGACGACTTCCCAATCCTTTCCCGAACATTATCGAATGGGATGCCGTTAACCTATCTGGATAACGCCGCATCCACCCAAAAGCCGCGACCGGTTCTCAATACTGTTCGCAACTTTCTCGAAACATCCTATTCCAATATCCATCGCGGCGTTTACTCCCTATCTGTTGAAGCAACCGATGCCTATGACGAAGCGCGGAAGACCATCGCCCGCTTTGTCAATGCGAAACATGCAACCGAGATCGTCTTTACCCGAAACGCCACCGAAGCAGTCAATCTGGTCGCGTACGGTTTTGCGAGAAAGTATCTCCATCCCGGCGATGAGATTGTCCTCACCGAGTTGGAACATCATGCAAACTTAATTCCGTGGCAACAGACGTGTCTTGCAACTGGCGCTAAGATTGTTCCGGTTGCGTTCGAGGACGACGGTTCGATCGATCCGGCAAAAGTCATCGAGAAGTTTTCACCGCGAACAAAACTGTTGGCAATCAGCGGGTGCTCCAATGTATTCGGCTCGTTAACGAACCTCGCTCCAATCTTGAAAGAAGCGAAAGCACAGCGGATTACCACATTGGTCGATGCCGCCCAACTGGCGCCTCATTACCCCGTTGATGTACAAGCATTGGAATGCGATTTCTTAGTCGTAAGCGGCCATAAAATGGTCGCGCCATCGGGTATTGGTTTTCTCTACGGTCGTCGCGAGTGGTTGGCGCTCATGGATCCGATGTTGACCGGCGGCGATATGATCAAGGAAGTTTGGATCGACCGGGCGACGTGGGCGGAAATTCCCAACAAGTTTGAAGCTGGTACCCCGAACATCGAAGGGGCGGTCGCGTTAGGCGAAGCGGCAAAGTATCTGCAAGCGCTTGGAATGCCGCGGATTCACGAACATTGCGAAGCGCTCGCGAACGACGCTGCCGACAAGTTAGCCCTCATCGATGGTGTGATGGTACTCGGCTCGCGAAATCGCAGCGGCGTGGTCAGTTTTCTCTGCAACGATGTTCACCCCCACGATCTGGCGAGTCTACTTGATCAAGAAGGGGTCGCTATTCGGGAGGGACACCATTGCGCTCAACCGTTGATGCGGAAACTGGGCGTAGCGGCAACGGCGCGCGCGTCGTTTTACTTGTATAACACGCCGGAAGAAGTCGACGTACTGGTAGAAGCGGTCGAAAAATCGATTCGTTTCTTTACGGGGAAACTCTCTTTGCCAGTCGCAAAAGTAGTTTAAGTTTCGTCTGGAACGAACCGATCTTGCTTCTCTGCATTGCGTTGGTAGTCGCGGGCTTTAGCCCGCGTTTTTCAACTTACACACGGTTCGCGGGCTAAAGCCCGCGGCTACCCATTTGCGAGACTGGTAAATGTCATTCGACGAATTATATCAATCGATCCTGCTGGATCACTATCAGCACCCCCGCAATGCGGGTCCGGTGCATGGCGCTACGTGCAGCATTCACGACCACAATCCGATTTGCGGCGATGAGATCACCGTGGCAATGCAAATCGAGAATGGGAAAGTTGC encodes:
- a CDS encoding non-heme iron oxygenase ferredoxin subunit, yielding MSDRTIMWYPVAQLDELNQIQPKRVEADGEPFVLFRDGETVYCLRDVCSHAEVPLSGGVYDRRSKQVTCPQHGARFDIISGKALSMPAVTPVQAVPVQIVNGVIEIQVDDF
- a CDS encoding SufS family cysteine desulfurase → MFTSTERQRIRDDFPILSRTLSNGMPLTYLDNAASTQKPRPVLNTVRNFLETSYSNIHRGVYSLSVEATDAYDEARKTIARFVNAKHATEIVFTRNATEAVNLVAYGFARKYLHPGDEIVLTELEHHANLIPWQQTCLATGAKIVPVAFEDDGSIDPAKVIEKFSPRTKLLAISGCSNVFGSLTNLAPILKEAKAQRITTLVDAAQLAPHYPVDVQALECDFLVVSGHKMVAPSGIGFLYGRREWLALMDPMLTGGDMIKEVWIDRATWAEIPNKFEAGTPNIEGAVALGEAAKYLQALGMPRIHEHCEALANDAADKLALIDGVMVLGSRNRSGVVSFLCNDVHPHDLASLLDQEGVAIREGHHCAQPLMRKLGVAATARASFYLYNTPEEVDVLVEAVEKSIRFFTGKLSLPVAKVV